The Montipora foliosa isolate CH-2021 chromosome 1, ASM3666993v2, whole genome shotgun sequence genome has a window encoding:
- the LOC138011165 gene encoding bifunctional 3'-5' exonuclease/ATP-dependent helicase WRN-like: MYDQISSLIEKAVQAAILGVKEAESDEDGDSPVRITCQWEGTRERIIQAQYEIVFSHPEAFLSCEDGLKIIQSTIYLSAVKAVIVDEAHCILEWGDDFRPDYGKLRLAALFPNAPIAALTATATTGDRHTICNTLCLRNPKQVIANLNRPNVFFSKVFREGSDNEAYAKILQPIATSLLEQGTGYPLTLIYLPLPWCGRAYKLFEGILKEKQYDPEEGPLIPENRLFGKFHAPQTGKMKETILKELCSPDSKCRVVFATMALGMGVNISSVKEVIHIGPPRSVREYVQEAGRAGRDNKQSHAIRAGPYPVEANKKIS; this comes from the exons ATGTACGACCAAATTTCAAGCTTGATAGAGAAAGCGGTGCAAGCAGCGATTTTGGGGGTGAAAGAGGCCGAATCGGACGAGGATGGCGATTCACCGGTTAGAATAACTTGTCAGTGGGAAGGAACTAGAGAGCGTATTATTCAGGCCCAATATGAAATCGTTTTCTCTCATCCTGAGGCGTTTTTATCTTGTGAGGACGGACTAAAAATTATTCAGAGCACAATCTATTTATCAGCCGTCAAAGCAGTGATTGTAGATGAGGCGCATTGCATCCTTGAATG GGGAGATGACTTCAGACCTGATTATGGGAAATTAAGGCTAGCTGCCCTTTTCCCAAATGCTCCCATTGCAGCCCTTACTGCAACAGCAACAACTGGTGATAGACATACTATTTGTAACACACTTTGTCTGAGGAATCCCAAGCAGGTAATAGCAAATCTCAACCGTCCAAATGTCTTTTTTAGCAAAGTATTCAGAGAGGGAAGTGATAATGAAGCATATGCTAAAATTCTGCAACCCATTGCCACATCTCTTTTGGAACAGGGTACTGGTTATCCCTTAACATTAATTTATCTGCCTCTACCATGGTGTGGAAGGGCCTATAAGCTTTTTGAAGGCAttcttaaagaaaaacaatatgACCCAGAAGAGGGACCTTTAATACCTGAAAATAGATTATTTGGGAAATTTCATGCTCCACAGACAGGAAAAATGAAAgagacaattttaaaggaactTTGTAGCCCAGATAGTAAATGCAGAGTTGTTTTTGCTACAATGGCTTTGGGAATGGGTGTTAACATTTCATCTGTAAAAGAGGTGATACACATTGGTCCGCCAAGATCAGTACGTGAATACGTCCAAGAAGCAGGTCGTGCAGGAAGAGACAATAAACAGTCTCATGCTATCAGGGCAGGCCCTTATCCAGTGGaggcaaacaaaaaaatcagtTGA